In Triticum urartu cultivar G1812 chromosome 6, Tu2.1, whole genome shotgun sequence, the following proteins share a genomic window:
- the LOC125512290 gene encoding uncharacterized protein LOC125512290 isoform X2 — protein MLLLYCRPFPSPCPPLRRLLRCRCTCSSASSPIVPYHQSFARRMALAGIHPHHRIAVGVSGGPDSMALCVLTAAWKKAAKGGSGGFVEGLLGVVVDHGLRLESADEAQLVRDRVHGMGVICEIARCEWPNGRPKLGHLQEAAREMRYQKLLDICIKQQIGVLLIAHHSDDQAELFVLRLSRNSRVLGLADDMYKICQGSNHLWVEDPTNNSMQYARNRIRASLRCLSTEGTFQSELQKLIYACRLTRACVDNACSMAVKQSITITEYGYAVIDLEKLDAQNVDDLSLSQYLACVLQFVSQRHRPIRGRSAQLFMDYIRNTPCKGALTVAGCYLCAFPKSKGTKVLVCSSVDSMESFSVEMSYKCSYEEQPSPVPEIDQIAREARVHSNEFLQCSSIPFVNYSSSTDVLNRAKDHNIIGDFVLEKLLYLQTEEHQKFCATKHKNEEQYLEKTNFPDVKVLFLWPGETCHFMSKFLITWNALEVVPNGICSQDSKNLLCQHCAVNQDGSLAVRHMFDTDWLFLAEVSKIRSMEENQNVSKVSNNKLEDDVLLKHSRYLQLSAMKALEVLKSIPASARRTLPVLTNSQGDVLSIPSIGFQCCPSLSIKALFHPRVPLGGGYTSYL, from the exons ATGCTCCTCCTCTACTGCCGCCCCTTCCCCTCTCCCTGCCCTCCACTCCGCCGCCTCCTACGATGCCGCTGCACCTGTTCTTCCGCCTCCTCCCCCATTGTTCCGTACCACCAATCCTTCGCCCGTCGCATGGCCCTCGCAGGCATCCACCCCCACCACCGCATTG CGGTTGGGGTCTCGGGTGGGCCGGACTCTATGGCGCTGTGCGTGCTGACGGCGGCTTGGAAGAAGGCGGCGAAGGGCGGGTCCGGGGGATTCGTGGAGGGGCTCCTGGGGGTCGTGGTCGACCACGGGCTGCGGCTCGAGAGCGCCGACGAGGCGCAGCTAGTGCGCGACCGGGTGCACGGCATGG GTGTTATATGCGAGATTGCCAGATGTGAGTGGCCTAATGGGCGGCCAAAGCTAGGGCATCTGCAAGAGGCAGCCCGCGAAATGAG GTACCAAAAACTGTTGGACATTTGTATAAAGCAGCAAATAGGAGTGTTGCTTATTGCACACCACTCTGACGACCAG GCAGAGCTCTTTGTTCTGAGATTATCTCGCAACAGCAGGGTTCTAGGTCTTGCTG ATGACATGTATAAG ATATGTCAAGGAAGTAATCATTTGTGGGTTGAAGATCCAACAAATAATAGTATGCAGTATGCCAGGAACCGCATTCGAGCATCTTTGAGATGTTTATCCACAGAAG GTACCTTTcagtcagaacttcagaaactGATATACGCATGCCGGTTGACACGAGCGTGTGTTGACAATGCCTGCAGTATGGCTGTCAAGCAGTCTATCACAATAACGGAG TATGGGTATGCTGTCATTGACCTAGAAAAACTTGATGCGCAAAATGTTGATGATCTTTCTCTTTCACAATATTTAGCTTGTGTATTACAG TTTGTTTCACAGAGGCACAGGCCAATCCGTGGCAGATCTGCTCAATTGTTCATGGACTACATCCGTAATACACCTTGCAAG GGTGCCCTTACTGTAGCTGGTTGTTACCTTTGTGCTTTTCCGAAGTCTAAAGGTACAAAAGTACTAGTCTGTTCCTCTGTTGACTCGATGGAGTCATTTTCTGTTGAGATGTCCTACAAGTGTTCCTATGAAGAACAGCCTTCACCAGTACCTGAGATTGATCAGATAGCACGTGAAGCACGCGTACACTCCAACGAATTTCTACAGTGCTCAAGCATACCTTTTGTGAATTATAGTTCTTCTACTGATGTTCTGAATAGAGCAAAGGATCACAATATAATAGGTGAttttgtgttagaaaaactcctTTACCTGCAGACAGAAGAGCATCAGAAATTTTGTGCAACAAAACATAAAAATGAAGAACAATACTTGGAGAAAACAAACTTTCCTGATGTGAAAGTTCTTTTTCTCTGGCCTGGTGAAACATGTCACTTTATGAGCAAGTTCTTGATTACATGGAATGCTTTGGAGGTTGTTCCAAATGGAATATGCTCACAAGACAGTAAAAACCTCCTATGCCAGCATTGTGCAGTGAATCAGGACGGAAGTCTTGCAGTTCGTCACATGTTTGATACCGATTGGTTGTTCCTTGCTGAAGTTTCTAAAATCCGCTCAATGGAAGAGAATCAGAATGTCTCAAAAGTTTCCAATAATAAATTGGAGGATGATGTACTCCTGAAGCACTCTAGATATTTACAGTTATCAGCAATGAAAGCTCTTGAGGTCCTGAAATCTATTCCAGCTTCTGCAAGACGAACACTGCCAGTACTGACCAATTCTCAAGGTGACGTACTGAGCATACCA AGTATTGGCTTCCAGTGTTGCCCAAGCCTGTCAATCAAAGCATTATTCCATCCAAGAGTGCCACTTGGTGGGGGATACACTTCATATTTATGA
- the LOC125512290 gene encoding uncharacterized protein LOC125512290 isoform X1 translates to MLLLYCRPFPSPCPPLRRLLRCRCTCSSASSPIVPYHQSFARRMALAGIHPHHRIAVGVSGGPDSMALCVLTAAWKKAAKGGSGGFVEGLLGVVVDHGLRLESADEAQLVRDRVHGMGVICEIARCEWPNGRPKLGHLQEAAREMRYQKLLDICIKQQIGVLLIAHHSDDQAELFVLRLSRNSRVLGLAGTAFVSQLFAPNLKYDGHNFCRYGILLVRPMLDFSKDDMYKICQGSNHLWVEDPTNNSMQYARNRIRASLRCLSTEGTFQSELQKLIYACRLTRACVDNACSMAVKQSITITEYGYAVIDLEKLDAQNVDDLSLSQYLACVLQFVSQRHRPIRGRSAQLFMDYIRNTPCKGALTVAGCYLCAFPKSKGTKVLVCSSVDSMESFSVEMSYKCSYEEQPSPVPEIDQIAREARVHSNEFLQCSSIPFVNYSSSTDVLNRAKDHNIIGDFVLEKLLYLQTEEHQKFCATKHKNEEQYLEKTNFPDVKVLFLWPGETCHFMSKFLITWNALEVVPNGICSQDSKNLLCQHCAVNQDGSLAVRHMFDTDWLFLAEVSKIRSMEENQNVSKVSNNKLEDDVLLKHSRYLQLSAMKALEVLKSIPASARRTLPVLTNSQGDVLSIPSIGFQCCPSLSIKALFHPRVPLGGGYTSYL, encoded by the exons ATGCTCCTCCTCTACTGCCGCCCCTTCCCCTCTCCCTGCCCTCCACTCCGCCGCCTCCTACGATGCCGCTGCACCTGTTCTTCCGCCTCCTCCCCCATTGTTCCGTACCACCAATCCTTCGCCCGTCGCATGGCCCTCGCAGGCATCCACCCCCACCACCGCATTG CGGTTGGGGTCTCGGGTGGGCCGGACTCTATGGCGCTGTGCGTGCTGACGGCGGCTTGGAAGAAGGCGGCGAAGGGCGGGTCCGGGGGATTCGTGGAGGGGCTCCTGGGGGTCGTGGTCGACCACGGGCTGCGGCTCGAGAGCGCCGACGAGGCGCAGCTAGTGCGCGACCGGGTGCACGGCATGG GTGTTATATGCGAGATTGCCAGATGTGAGTGGCCTAATGGGCGGCCAAAGCTAGGGCATCTGCAAGAGGCAGCCCGCGAAATGAG GTACCAAAAACTGTTGGACATTTGTATAAAGCAGCAAATAGGAGTGTTGCTTATTGCACACCACTCTGACGACCAG GCAGAGCTCTTTGTTCTGAGATTATCTCGCAACAGCAGGGTTCTAGGTCTTGCTGGTACAGCCTTTGTGTCCCAATTGTTTGCACCTAATTTAAAATATGATGGACATAATTTTTGTCGTTATGGCATCCTTCTTGTTCGGCCCATGCTTGACTTTTCAAAAGATGACATGTATAAG ATATGTCAAGGAAGTAATCATTTGTGGGTTGAAGATCCAACAAATAATAGTATGCAGTATGCCAGGAACCGCATTCGAGCATCTTTGAGATGTTTATCCACAGAAG GTACCTTTcagtcagaacttcagaaactGATATACGCATGCCGGTTGACACGAGCGTGTGTTGACAATGCCTGCAGTATGGCTGTCAAGCAGTCTATCACAATAACGGAG TATGGGTATGCTGTCATTGACCTAGAAAAACTTGATGCGCAAAATGTTGATGATCTTTCTCTTTCACAATATTTAGCTTGTGTATTACAG TTTGTTTCACAGAGGCACAGGCCAATCCGTGGCAGATCTGCTCAATTGTTCATGGACTACATCCGTAATACACCTTGCAAG GGTGCCCTTACTGTAGCTGGTTGTTACCTTTGTGCTTTTCCGAAGTCTAAAGGTACAAAAGTACTAGTCTGTTCCTCTGTTGACTCGATGGAGTCATTTTCTGTTGAGATGTCCTACAAGTGTTCCTATGAAGAACAGCCTTCACCAGTACCTGAGATTGATCAGATAGCACGTGAAGCACGCGTACACTCCAACGAATTTCTACAGTGCTCAAGCATACCTTTTGTGAATTATAGTTCTTCTACTGATGTTCTGAATAGAGCAAAGGATCACAATATAATAGGTGAttttgtgttagaaaaactcctTTACCTGCAGACAGAAGAGCATCAGAAATTTTGTGCAACAAAACATAAAAATGAAGAACAATACTTGGAGAAAACAAACTTTCCTGATGTGAAAGTTCTTTTTCTCTGGCCTGGTGAAACATGTCACTTTATGAGCAAGTTCTTGATTACATGGAATGCTTTGGAGGTTGTTCCAAATGGAATATGCTCACAAGACAGTAAAAACCTCCTATGCCAGCATTGTGCAGTGAATCAGGACGGAAGTCTTGCAGTTCGTCACATGTTTGATACCGATTGGTTGTTCCTTGCTGAAGTTTCTAAAATCCGCTCAATGGAAGAGAATCAGAATGTCTCAAAAGTTTCCAATAATAAATTGGAGGATGATGTACTCCTGAAGCACTCTAGATATTTACAGTTATCAGCAATGAAAGCTCTTGAGGTCCTGAAATCTATTCCAGCTTCTGCAAGACGAACACTGCCAGTACTGACCAATTCTCAAGGTGACGTACTGAGCATACCA AGTATTGGCTTCCAGTGTTGCCCAAGCCTGTCAATCAAAGCATTATTCCATCCAAGAGTGCCACTTGGTGGGGGATACACTTCATATTTATGA